The following are encoded together in the Lathyrus oleraceus cultivar Zhongwan6 chromosome 3, CAAS_Psat_ZW6_1.0, whole genome shotgun sequence genome:
- the LOC127130736 gene encoding uncharacterized protein LOC127130736 produces the protein MSQQSSPTLMHVPAETSGSSSPTSRANEPFQMINLADLVLNVAPLSMVHPPPQKKVIPYVSKNVKNSSKSSEPIIPHKYNNVVEEESRYKGYEIRNSSMHDDDTENPTEAERNENDKELRKFVAFILKEVNSDVLPDVQTSLVKDLSPDNGSSEKSEESVPEHAARERRSKKKRVLQKTVAFEDSSSKEVKRKVGGLKGIPSRISTRKYHVGPTRSWSKVVTPNRKRKVVSFSEFEFDVEKDVQDITPIKRSSNKKPRDAIPKAPLDNASLHYMKNAERWKYVIQRRYPWKGNLGRMPLSVIRSWN, from the exons ATGTCTCAACAATCTTCACCCACTCTCATGCATGTCCCAGCTGAAACCAGTGGATCTTCCTCCCCAACATCTAGGGCAAACGAACCGTTTCAAATGATCAACCTGGCAGATCTGGTCTTGAATGTTGCCCCTCTATCCATGGTTCATCCTCCTCCTCAGAAGAAAGTTATTCCTTATGTGTCAAAAAATGTCAAGAATTCTAGTAAGTCTTCTGAACCTATCATCCCTCATAAATATAACAATGTTGTTGAAGAGGAATCTAGGTATAAAGGGTATGAAATAAGAAACTCTAGTATGCATGATGACGACACCGAAAATCCCACGGAAGCAGAAAGAAATGAAAATGATAAGGAACTTAGGAAGTTTGTTGCATTTATTTTGAAGGAAGTAAACTCAGATGTTTTGCCAGATGTTCAAACATCTTTGGTAAAAGATCTAAGCCCTGACAATGGCTCTAGTGAAAAATCTGAGGAAAGCGTTCCTGAACATGCTGCTCGTGAGAGAAGAAGTAAAAAAAA aagggtgttacaaaaaACAGTTGCATTTGAAGATTCTTCCTCCAAGGAAGTGAAGAGAAAAGTCGGTGGTTTGAAAGGTATTCCTTCTAGAATCTCCACAAGAAAATATCATGTTGGACCTACTAGATCATGGAGTAAAGTTGTTACCCCTAATAGAAAGAGGAAAGTTGTCTCTTTTAGTGAATTCGAGTTTGATGTTGAAAAGGATGTCCAGGACATCACGCCTATAAAAAGATCTTCTAACAAGAAGCCTCGTGATGCTATTCCCAAAGCTCCATTGGACAATGCTTCTTTACATTATATGAAGAATGCAGAAAGGTGGAAGTATGTCATTCAAAGGAGGTATCCCTGGAAAGGGAATTTGGGAAGGATGCCCTTAAGTGTAATTAGGTCATGGAACTGA